The following are encoded together in the Nyctibius grandis isolate bNycGra1 chromosome 5, bNycGra1.pri, whole genome shotgun sequence genome:
- the LOC137664256 gene encoding LOW QUALITY PROTEIN: probable G-protein coupled receptor 19 (The sequence of the model RefSeq protein was modified relative to this genomic sequence to represent the inferred CDS: substituted 1 base at 1 genomic stop codon): protein MFAHSMGNSSSPFLLPTLLLLLXNKSYPESSIPPAAYEMMESPTGPSSSTNHTVSHYELRPGEIAAASMVLGALWLVSVFGNSLVCLVIHRSRRTQSTTNYFVVSMACADLLSSVASVPFVLLQFTWGRWMLGNVMCKLVRYIQYLTPGVQIYVLLSISIDRFYTIVYPLSFKVSRGKAKKMILASWLLDTLFAVPAFFFYGSNTDNHCNFFLPTSWQGALYGIIHLLLVFVIPSILIILFYHKVIKYVWRIGTDGRTVRRTMNVVPRAKVKTIKMFLVLNSLFLLSWLPFHVVQLWHPQESDYRKSSLVFLAITWISFSSSASKPALYSLYNANFRRGMKETCCMSAMKCYRSHAYTITTSSRIAKKNHVGIAEIPAPAKPVTKDSIYDAFNREAKEKKLAWPIQSNPPNTFV, encoded by the coding sequence ATGTTTGCCCACAGCatggggaacagcagcagcccttttcttctccctacCTTATTGCTCCTGCTGTAGAACAAGAGCTACCCCGaatcctccatccctcctgctgcctACGAGATGATGGAGTCACCCACAGGGCCCAGCTCAAGCACGAACCACACTGTCTCGCACTATGAACTGAGGCCGGGAGAAATTGCAGCAGCCAGCATGGTTTTGGGAGCGTTGTGGCTGGTTTCTGTCTTTGGAAACTCCCTCGTTTGCTTAGTGATCCACAGGAGCAGGAGGACACAATCCACCACCAACTATTTTGTTGTCTCCATGGCTTGTGCAGACCTTCTCAGCAGCGTTGCAAGCGTGCCCTTCGTGCTGCTCCAGTTTACCTGGGGCAGGTGGATGCTGGGGAACGTGATGTGCAAGCTGGTAAGGTACATCCAGTACCTCACCCCTGGAGTCCAGATCTACGTGCTCCTCTCTATAAGCATAGATCGATTCTACACCATCGTCTACCCCCTGAGCTTCAAAGTGTCCAGGGGGAAAGCCAAGAAAATGATTCTGGCCTCTTGGCTACTTGACACTCTATTTGCAGTACCAGCTTTCTTCTTCTACGGCTCCAACACTGACAACCACTGCAACTTCTTTCTCCCCACTTCTTGGCAAGGAGCCCTCTACGGTATCATCCACCTCTTGCTGGTATTTGTCATCCCATCCATCCTCATTATCCTCTTCTACCACAAGGTCATCAAGTATGTTTGGAGAATAGGCACCGATGGCAGGACTGTCAGAAGGACAATGAACGTAGTTCCAAGAGCAAAGGTGAAAACCATCAAGATGTTCTTAGTGTTAAACtcactctttctcctctcctggctCCCTTTTCACGTGGTACAGCTGTGGCACCCACAGGAATCAGACTACAGAAAGAGCTCCTTGGTTTTCCTGGCCATCACCTGGATCTCGTTCAGTTCCTCAGCCTCTAAGCCAGCCCTCTACTCCTTGTATAATGCCAACTTCAGAAGAGGGATGAAAGAAACCTGTTGCATGTCTGCCATGAAATGCTACAGAAGTCATGCCTACACCATCACCACCAGTTCCAGGATAGCCAAAAAAAATCACGTTGGCATCGCAGAAATCCCAGCTCCGGCCAAACCTGTCACCAAAGACTCCATCTATGATGCTTTTaacagagaagcaaaggaaaaaaagcttgctTGGCCAATTCAGTCCAATCCCCCAAATACATTTGTCTAA